A genomic region of Deinococcus sp. KSM4-11 contains the following coding sequences:
- a CDS encoding S8 family serine peptidase, producing MLRCALPVTAGFLTVLLSGCQLFSSGGPGRYAVPVGKNITVPVSIGYKGSWSITAKPSWVNLSASSGTGDVDFDVTVDRAVGTPLAADLPTLSGALTVSWTDPGGRTGKTSWPVTADEYTLTGRVLATAAVQGVDTRLAPPQASADAHASHGLIVTYRTPPEAGLQAQGIFSDLERRATVTLRAAGIGVQRARPLGARSSVVQVSDPARATTVLQRDPDVLSVTENAVLRTQATSTPLAAAVEPTDQFAPLQWAYRLLGYPAVWRDMQDHPYTKAVTVAVVDSGVRYDHPDLQGRLWTAGEGALDVLEATVDTSETGNGDGDGPDTDPTDPRTPGRTLGSHGTHVTGIIAARWGDNGATTGCATCSHTGVIGATNTATVKILPIRAIDAEGNTDIAQVAVAVRYAAGQSVTLDGKAYANPHPAQVINLSLGGEISATEAQPMCDAVADAVAAGSLVFVASGNGYGTTPYYPAACPGAVAVGSVTLSGGSAPRRATYSNAYPQVQLSAPGGTDYFQDATYYNGVRWDPQGDGTLEPFVDAIVSTGWDYVKNLPNYEVEAGTSQATPQVSALAALLLSKGVTSGAAATLARLTSTATDLGAAGRDDQFGYGMINAAAALGAPAVSDTLGLRLQDARGLVFQPKLDALGRFSAYLGSGTYRVIGGRDRDGNGVYGETAEPRAEQSVTLGPDTPAADVGDLIPK from the coding sequence ATGCTCCGATGCGCCTTGCCGGTCACTGCCGGTTTCCTGACCGTGCTGCTCAGCGGCTGTCAGCTGTTCTCGTCCGGCGGACCGGGGCGGTACGCCGTGCCGGTCGGCAAGAACATCACGGTTCCGGTCTCGATCGGGTACAAGGGCTCCTGGTCGATCACGGCCAAGCCCAGCTGGGTGAACCTCTCCGCAAGCTCGGGCACCGGCGACGTGGATTTCGACGTGACGGTCGACCGCGCGGTCGGCACGCCTTTGGCCGCCGATTTGCCCACCCTGTCGGGCGCCCTGACCGTGAGCTGGACAGACCCCGGTGGCCGGACGGGGAAAACCAGCTGGCCAGTGACGGCCGACGAGTACACGCTGACCGGGCGGGTGCTCGCCACGGCTGCCGTCCAAGGCGTGGATACTCGCCTCGCGCCGCCGCAGGCCAGTGCTGACGCGCACGCGTCTCACGGTCTGATCGTCACATACCGGACTCCTCCAGAGGCGGGCCTACAGGCGCAGGGAATCTTCAGCGATCTGGAACGACGGGCCACGGTCACCTTGAGGGCCGCCGGAATCGGGGTGCAGCGTGCCCGCCCACTCGGCGCACGCAGTTCCGTCGTGCAGGTCAGCGATCCTGCCAGGGCGACCACGGTCCTCCAGCGCGATCCGGATGTCCTGAGCGTCACAGAGAACGCGGTGCTGCGCACCCAGGCTACGTCCACCCCGCTGGCCGCAGCGGTCGAACCCACCGATCAGTTTGCGCCGCTCCAGTGGGCCTACCGCCTGCTGGGCTACCCCGCCGTGTGGCGCGACATGCAGGATCATCCGTACACGAAGGCGGTCACGGTCGCCGTGGTGGACAGCGGTGTCCGCTACGACCACCCGGACTTGCAGGGCCGCCTGTGGACAGCCGGTGAGGGCGCGCTGGACGTGCTGGAGGCCACGGTCGACACCTCGGAAACCGGCAACGGCGACGGTGACGGCCCGGACACCGACCCGACCGATCCCCGGACTCCCGGACGCACGCTGGGCAGCCACGGCACGCACGTGACCGGGATCATTGCCGCCCGCTGGGGAGACAACGGCGCGACCACCGGCTGCGCCACGTGCAGCCACACGGGTGTGATCGGCGCGACGAACACCGCGACCGTGAAGATCCTGCCGATCCGCGCCATCGATGCCGAGGGCAACACGGATATCGCCCAGGTGGCGGTCGCCGTCCGCTACGCGGCAGGCCAGAGCGTGACGCTCGACGGCAAGGCGTATGCCAATCCCCATCCGGCCCAGGTCATCAACCTCAGTCTGGGCGGTGAGATCAGCGCCACCGAGGCGCAGCCGATGTGCGACGCCGTGGCCGACGCCGTCGCGGCCGGTTCCCTGGTGTTCGTGGCGTCCGGCAACGGGTACGGCACCACGCCGTACTACCCGGCCGCGTGCCCGGGCGCCGTGGCGGTGGGCAGCGTAACGCTCTCGGGTGGCAGTGCGCCGCGCCGAGCCACGTATTCGAACGCCTACCCGCAGGTGCAGCTCTCTGCGCCCGGTGGCACGGACTACTTCCAGGACGCCACGTACTACAACGGCGTCCGCTGGGATCCGCAGGGCGACGGCACCTTGGAACCCTTCGTGGACGCGATCGTGTCGACCGGCTGGGACTACGTGAAGAACCTGCCGAACTATGAGGTCGAGGCCGGCACGAGTCAGGCCACGCCCCAGGTCTCGGCCCTGGCGGCGCTGCTGCTCAGCAAGGGCGTGACCTCCGGCGCCGCCGCCACACTGGCGCGACTGACCTCCACGGCCACCGACCTGGGCGCAGCAGGCCGAGACGACCAGTTCGGGTACGGCATGATCAACGCGGCGGCGGCGCTCGGGGCGCCCGCCGTGAGCGACACGCTGGGCCTGCGGCTTCAGGACGCCCGCGGGCTGGTCTTCCAGCCGAAACTGGACGCCCTGGGGCGCTTCTCGGCGTATCTGGGGAGCGGCACCTACCGCGTGATCGGTGGCCGTGACCGCGATGGAAACGGGGTATACGGGGAGACGGCGGAACCCCGGGCCGAGCAGTCCGTCACGCTCGGGCCGGACACTCCGGCCGCCGACGTAGGCGACCTGATCCCGAAGTGA
- a CDS encoding metal-binding protein has translation MPSGRVHNLINIAAFSVVSGAALTASRQHVVVITPAQALAFTLGFAVGTFLLSPDLDLAEGKVDSKRHWGILGVLWVPYGLLFSHRGLSHSWVLGPLTRLAYVALMTALIVGLLRYVAPGIPLPGVPEPVSLKVVLPVVAGYYLSQWLHLIADGVRPDHGMKRSLRKARRR, from the coding sequence GTGCCGAGCGGCCGCGTTCACAACCTCATCAACATCGCGGCCTTCAGCGTGGTCTCTGGAGCGGCCCTGACCGCTTCACGACAGCACGTGGTCGTCATCACCCCAGCGCAGGCCCTGGCGTTCACGCTGGGATTCGCGGTCGGCACCTTCCTGCTCTCGCCGGACCTCGATCTGGCCGAGGGGAAAGTGGACAGCAAGCGGCACTGGGGCATCCTCGGCGTGCTGTGGGTGCCGTACGGCCTGCTGTTCAGCCACCGGGGCCTCTCGCACTCGTGGGTGCTGGGGCCGCTCACCCGGCTGGCGTATGTGGCCCTGATGACCGCGCTGATCGTGGGGCTCCTGCGGTACGTGGCGCCGGGCATTCCACTGCCGGGCGTGCCCGAGCCGGTGAGTCTGAAAGTCGTCCTGCCGGTCGTGGCGGGGTATTACCTGAGCCAGTGGCTTCACCTGATCGCCGACGGGGTTCGGCCGGATCACGGCATGAAGCGGAGCCTCCGCAAGGCGCGACGCCGGTAA
- a CDS encoding MDR family oxidoreductase — protein MTSSERPETYRALRVLKDDAGIHAEFQTLPVGTLPEGDTLVAVTHSSLNYKDGLAVAGKPGVLRTYPMTPGIDLAGTVLQDDTGAYAAGTAVILTGWGIGERQDGGYATLARVRSGWLVPAPEGTDGQWAMGIGTAGFTAMLAVMALEDHGLTPGDGEVLVTGAAGGVGSTAVALLAAAGHTVVASSGRTGETEYLKALGASTVIGRDNVSGLTRPLEKERWAGVVDTVGGATLAAAYASTRTHGSLAVCGLAGGSALQTTVFPLILRGVNLLGIDSVTCPTPRRRAAWARLARDLPADRLASVTQVRGLSEVPALAPEILAGRIRGRTVIDVTR, from the coding sequence ATGACGTCATCCGAGCGGCCCGAGACCTACCGCGCCCTGCGTGTCCTGAAAGACGATGCGGGCATCCACGCCGAGTTCCAGACCCTGCCGGTCGGTACCCTCCCCGAGGGAGACACGCTCGTCGCCGTCACGCATTCGAGCCTGAACTACAAGGACGGGCTGGCAGTGGCCGGGAAGCCCGGTGTGCTCCGCACGTATCCCATGACCCCCGGCATCGACCTCGCGGGCACCGTCCTGCAAGACGACACCGGCGCGTATGCGGCGGGCACGGCCGTGATTCTCACGGGCTGGGGCATCGGCGAACGACAGGATGGCGGATACGCGACCCTGGCCCGCGTAAGGTCCGGGTGGCTGGTGCCGGCCCCCGAGGGCACCGATGGCCAGTGGGCGATGGGCATCGGAACCGCCGGGTTCACCGCCATGCTCGCCGTGATGGCGCTCGAAGACCATGGCCTCACTCCAGGTGACGGCGAGGTGCTGGTCACGGGTGCGGCCGGAGGCGTAGGCAGTACCGCTGTCGCGCTGCTGGCCGCCGCCGGACACACCGTGGTGGCCAGCAGCGGCCGAACAGGGGAGACGGAGTACCTGAAGGCGCTGGGCGCGTCCACAGTGATCGGTCGTGACAACGTGAGCGGCCTCACGCGGCCACTGGAAAAGGAACGCTGGGCGGGCGTGGTGGATACGGTTGGTGGAGCCACCCTCGCCGCCGCCTACGCCTCCACCCGTACGCACGGCAGTCTGGCCGTATGTGGCCTGGCCGGGGGCAGTGCCCTCCAGACGACCGTGTTTCCGCTCATTCTGCGCGGCGTGAACCTTCTGGGGATCGACTCGGTGACCTGCCCCACCCCGCGCCGTCGGGCGGCCTGGGCCCGGCTCGCCCGCGACCTACCCGCCGACCGTCTTGCGAGCGTGACCCAGGTGCGCGGACTGAGCGAGGTGCCCGCCCTGGCGCCCGAGATTCTCGCGGGACGGATCCGAGGACGGACGGTGATCGACGTCACCCGCTGA
- a CDS encoding HD-GYP domain-containing protein, protein MFGRRQKPPPPTSPSEPRVGPVETYDATRVLAELLAKPTQEGVLEAALVHAARLLGGTVSAYAIVRRGQDRVGAVHGYSKALMGLALSGPWSSLRTRLLSTGSHELYEQNSPEIQALLTECGMHTVALSLVVPISDRGRYLGAMVFDRTGTEGVTPTAQEAVTHWAAAIAPVLGILDSREDWKQAARQITSAVVEAVESREFDALGHAQQVAAISLKLGAQIGLADRELEELWYAATMHDIGKIHGEAGHALVGANFLHGVGHLSEAQRAIRHHHERWDGQGEPDKLTGEDIPLYARIVAVANAYVRLGGLERVRAQAGRGLDQRIVSQLEKLDL, encoded by the coding sequence GTGTTCGGACGCCGCCAGAAACCCCCTCCCCCGACGAGTCCATCCGAGCCCCGCGTGGGCCCGGTGGAGACGTACGACGCCACGCGTGTGCTGGCCGAACTGCTGGCCAAACCCACGCAGGAGGGTGTCCTGGAGGCTGCGCTCGTGCATGCGGCCCGGCTGCTCGGTGGAACCGTATCGGCGTACGCCATTGTCCGGCGGGGCCAGGATCGGGTGGGAGCCGTGCATGGGTACTCCAAGGCCCTCATGGGCCTCGCCCTGAGCGGACCGTGGTCGTCGCTGCGGACCCGGCTGCTCTCCACCGGATCGCACGAGCTGTACGAGCAGAATTCCCCGGAAATCCAGGCGCTGCTCACGGAGTGCGGGATGCACACGGTCGCGCTGTCGCTGGTTGTGCCGATCAGTGACCGGGGCCGGTACCTGGGGGCCATGGTCTTCGACCGCACCGGCACGGAGGGCGTCACGCCGACTGCGCAGGAGGCCGTGACCCACTGGGCCGCCGCGATCGCGCCCGTGCTCGGCATCCTCGACAGCCGGGAGGACTGGAAGCAGGCGGCCCGGCAGATCACCAGCGCCGTCGTCGAGGCCGTCGAGAGCCGAGAATTCGATGCTCTGGGGCACGCACAGCAGGTGGCGGCCATCAGCCTGAAGCTCGGCGCGCAGATCGGACTGGCCGACCGGGAACTCGAAGAACTGTGGTACGCCGCGACCATGCACGACATCGGCAAGATCCACGGCGAGGCGGGACACGCCCTGGTCGGCGCGAACTTCCTGCACGGTGTGGGGCACCTGTCCGAGGCCCAGCGCGCCATCCGGCACCACCACGAACGCTGGGATGGCCAGGGCGAGCCCGACAAGCTGACGGGCGAGGACATTCCTCTGTACGCCCGGATCGTCGCGGTGGCGAATGCCTATGTCCGCCTGGGCGGACTGGAACGCGTCCGGGCCCAGGCGGGGCGTGGACTGGATCAGCGGATCGTGTCCCAGCTGGAGAAACTCGACCTGTGA
- the aceA gene encoding isocitrate lyase, with protein MTPTPRTPAEILEKTWQTEERWHGIKRNYSADEVVKLRGSLPIEHTLAKHGANKLWRSMKEEPFVNALGALTGNQAMQQVKAGLKAIYLSGWQVAGDANNAGQMYPDQSLYPASSVPDVVKRINNTLRRADQIQHSEGRADIDYIVPIVADAEAGFGGPLNAFELMKAMIEAGAAGVHFEDQLASEKKCGHLGGKVLVPTSQFIRTLNAARLAADVSGVPTVLIARTDADAANLLTSDIDENDRPFCTGDRTPEGFYYVRPGIEQAISRALAYAPYADVIWCETSIPNLADAQRFADAVHAKFPGKLLAYNCSPSFNWKKNLDDETIAKFQVELGRMGYKFQFITLAGFHSLNHSMFELAYGYARNQMKSFVDLQEKEFAAQERGFTAVKHQREVGTGYFDLVAQAAGGGQSSTTALAGSTEAQQFGHKELAAAHD; from the coding sequence ATGACTCCAACGCCCCGCACCCCCGCCGAGATCCTGGAGAAGACCTGGCAAACCGAGGAACGCTGGCACGGCATTAAACGCAATTACTCCGCCGATGAGGTCGTGAAACTGCGGGGCAGCCTGCCGATCGAGCACACGCTCGCCAAGCATGGCGCGAATAAACTCTGGCGCTCCATGAAAGAGGAGCCGTTCGTGAATGCGCTCGGGGCCTTGACCGGCAACCAGGCCATGCAGCAGGTCAAGGCTGGACTCAAGGCCATTTACCTGAGCGGCTGGCAGGTCGCTGGCGACGCGAACAATGCGGGCCAGATGTACCCGGACCAGAGTCTGTACCCGGCCAGCAGCGTGCCCGACGTGGTCAAGCGGATCAACAATACCCTGCGCCGTGCGGATCAGATCCAGCACTCGGAGGGCCGGGCCGACATCGACTACATCGTGCCCATCGTGGCCGACGCCGAGGCGGGTTTCGGCGGGCCCCTGAACGCCTTCGAGCTGATGAAGGCCATGATCGAGGCGGGCGCGGCGGGCGTGCATTTCGAAGATCAGCTCGCCAGCGAGAAGAAGTGTGGTCATCTGGGCGGCAAGGTGCTCGTCCCGACCAGCCAGTTCATCCGGACCTTGAACGCCGCCCGCCTGGCTGCGGACGTGAGCGGCGTGCCCACGGTGTTGATTGCCCGAACCGACGCCGACGCGGCCAACCTGCTGACCAGTGATATCGACGAGAACGACCGGCCGTTCTGCACTGGTGACCGGACTCCTGAAGGCTTTTACTACGTCCGGCCAGGTATCGAGCAGGCCATCAGCCGTGCCCTGGCCTATGCGCCGTACGCCGACGTGATCTGGTGTGAGACGAGCATCCCCAATCTGGCCGACGCGCAGAGGTTTGCTGACGCTGTCCATGCAAAGTTCCCTGGAAAACTGCTCGCGTACAACTGCTCCCCGAGTTTCAACTGGAAGAAGAACCTCGATGACGAGACCATTGCGAAGTTCCAGGTGGAACTGGGCAGGATGGGCTACAAGTTCCAGTTCATCACCCTCGCCGGATTCCACAGCCTCAACCACAGCATGTTCGAACTCGCCTACGGCTACGCCCGGAACCAGATGAAATCCTTCGTGGATCTTCAGGAGAAGGAGTTCGCCGCGCAGGAGCGGGGCTTCACGGCCGTCAAGCACCAGCGCGAGGTCGGGACAGGATATTTCGATCTGGTCGCCCAGGCCGCCGGGGGAGGACAGAGCAGCACCACGGCCCTTGCCGGCAGCACCGAGGCCCAGCAGTTCGGGCACAAGGAACTGGCCGCCGCGCACGACTGA
- the upp gene encoding uracil phosphoribosyltransferase, translated as MVTVVAHPLVQHKLSIMRDEQTGVKEFRELAAELSLLLAYEAMRDLETEPHTLNTPLVTGDFPMLTGKKLALVAILRAGLIMTDSIVQLVPAAKVGHIGLYRDPQTLQPVAYYNKLPADIAERRVFLTDPMLATGGSASAAIASLKAAGATSIKLMSILAAPEGIAVIERDHPDVEIVVAAVDSHLNDHGYIVPGLGDAGDRIYGTK; from the coding sequence ATGGTTACCGTCGTCGCCCATCCGCTCGTGCAACACAAGCTCTCGATCATGCGTGATGAACAGACGGGCGTGAAGGAATTCCGCGAGCTGGCCGCAGAACTGAGCCTGTTGCTGGCCTACGAGGCCATGCGTGACCTGGAGACCGAACCGCACACCCTGAACACGCCGCTGGTCACCGGCGACTTCCCCATGCTGACCGGCAAGAAACTCGCGCTGGTCGCGATCCTTCGCGCGGGCCTGATCATGACGGACTCGATCGTGCAACTCGTGCCGGCGGCGAAGGTCGGTCACATCGGCCTGTACCGCGATCCGCAGACGCTGCAACCCGTCGCGTATTACAACAAGCTGCCTGCCGACATCGCGGAGCGGCGGGTCTTCCTGACCGATCCCATGCTCGCCACGGGCGGCAGCGCCAGCGCGGCCATCGCCAGCCTCAAGGCGGCGGGCGCGACCAGCATCAAGCTCATGAGCATCCTGGCTGCTCCCGAGGGGATCGCCGTGATCGAACGCGACCACCCGGACGTGGAGATCGTGGTGGCCGCCGTGGACTCGCACCTGAATGACCACGGGTACATCGTGCCGGGCCTGGGCGACGCGGGCGACCGCATCTACGGCACCAAGTGA
- a CDS encoding YkgJ family cysteine cluster protein produces MTTTPPGRHDTVTRPVIRAYARYGRRAGEWLAGYAARGGRVYCAAGCSGCCNMPVRVSLAEALVTRDALIPAQLVGMAEHARAVIANARTAPSDEAYVLTHRTEVGFCPLLDRATGACTAYEVRPTRCRDTFSAFPAVYCAVGTLEAMTDRERAQYHREVARTPGTDGEWHFIAPLEHLSEPVWTAAARAMQDSWGLQVWGDFWVLTTLAGDAAFMNAVGSGEARIAWNAAKQRGLAHATVLEIG; encoded by the coding sequence ATGACCACCACGCCCCCTGGCCGCCACGACACGGTGACCCGACCCGTGATCCGGGCCTACGCGCGGTACGGCCGGCGCGCGGGAGAATGGCTCGCCGGATACGCCGCCCGAGGTGGGCGGGTGTACTGCGCGGCCGGCTGTTCCGGCTGCTGCAACATGCCCGTGCGCGTGAGCCTGGCCGAGGCCCTGGTCACGCGAGACGCCCTGATTCCCGCGCAGCTCGTAGGAATGGCCGAGCATGCCAGGGCGGTAATCGCCAACGCCCGCACGGCCCCGTCCGACGAGGCGTACGTGCTGACGCACCGCACAGAGGTCGGCTTCTGCCCCCTCCTCGACCGGGCCACTGGGGCCTGCACGGCGTATGAAGTGCGGCCGACACGCTGCCGCGATACGTTCAGTGCGTTTCCCGCCGTGTACTGCGCGGTGGGCACGCTGGAGGCCATGACGGATCGCGAGCGCGCCCAATACCACCGCGAGGTGGCGCGGACGCCCGGCACGGACGGGGAATGGCACTTCATCGCGCCCCTGGAGCACCTCTCGGAGCCGGTCTGGACGGCAGCCGCCCGCGCCATGCAGGACAGCTGGGGGCTCCAGGTCTGGGGAGACTTCTGGGTGCTGACCACGCTGGCCGGCGACGCGGCCTTCATGAACGCGGTCGGGTCAGGCGAGGCCCGGATCGCCTGGAACGCCGCGAAGCAGCGGGGTCTGGCGCACGCCACGGTGCTCGAGATCGGGTGA
- a CDS encoding hemolysin family protein, with the protein MNDYIGILALLVLVLFNGYFVAVEYALVSVRRTRIDQLVEEGNATAKAVQKVLGRLDLYIAAVQLGVSMMSLLIGFVSEPAIEHLAEPLLRGLPEVYQRPLAFTIAFILATTFHIVLGELVPKSAALQRSEQLSMTLVRPLIAFTAIFRPVIMGLNALGGGVLRLFGLKAVAGHHTAYSEEEIRMIVSASSQEGVLEDSEKELVYNVFDLSDTTVREIMTPRVDMIVVDGASPLRRLLELNTEHAYSRVPVYQDTADNIVGIAHTSDMLAHLDQLDHTTISEIMRPVFFVPEGMKIKDLLAKMREKKSHLSIVVDEFGGTTGLVTLEDALEEIVGEIYDETDEEELPQVEVLGEGRYLMDASLTIHQVEERLSTDIEDGDAEYDTLAGFMTDHFGDIPEIGQTFTRAGWAFTVEEADQRRVTRVLVERHSAHTDDALELEVAEE; encoded by the coding sequence ATGAATGACTACATAGGTATTCTGGCCCTGCTGGTGCTGGTCTTGTTCAACGGCTATTTCGTGGCCGTGGAGTACGCGCTGGTCAGTGTACGCCGCACCCGTATCGACCAGCTGGTCGAGGAAGGCAACGCCACGGCGAAGGCCGTGCAGAAGGTGCTCGGGCGGCTCGACCTGTATATCGCCGCGGTGCAGCTGGGCGTGTCCATGATGAGCCTGCTGATCGGGTTCGTCTCCGAGCCGGCCATCGAACATCTCGCCGAACCGCTGCTCCGGGGCCTGCCCGAGGTGTACCAGCGGCCCCTGGCATTCACCATCGCCTTCATCCTGGCGACGACCTTCCACATCGTGCTGGGGGAACTCGTGCCGAAGTCGGCGGCCTTGCAGCGCAGCGAGCAACTGTCCATGACGCTGGTGCGCCCCTTGATCGCCTTCACCGCGATTTTCCGTCCGGTGATCATGGGACTGAACGCGCTGGGCGGCGGCGTACTGCGGCTGTTCGGGCTCAAGGCCGTGGCCGGGCACCACACGGCGTATTCGGAAGAGGAAATCCGCATGATCGTCTCGGCCTCCAGTCAGGAGGGCGTGCTGGAGGACTCCGAGAAGGAACTGGTCTACAACGTGTTCGACCTGTCCGACACGACGGTGCGCGAGATCATGACGCCCCGCGTGGACATGATCGTCGTGGACGGCGCGTCACCCCTGCGGCGGCTGCTGGAACTGAACACCGAGCACGCGTACTCCCGTGTGCCGGTGTATCAGGACACGGCGGACAACATCGTGGGAATCGCGCACACCAGCGACATGCTCGCGCACCTCGACCAGCTCGACCACACGACCATCTCGGAAATCATGCGGCCCGTATTCTTCGTTCCGGAAGGCATGAAGATCAAGGATCTGCTCGCCAAGATGCGCGAGAAGAAAAGTCACCTGAGCATCGTCGTGGACGAGTTCGGCGGCACGACTGGTCTGGTCACGCTGGAGGACGCCCTCGAGGAGATCGTAGGTGAGATCTACGACGAGACGGACGAGGAGGAACTCCCGCAGGTGGAGGTGCTGGGCGAGGGCCGCTACCTGATGGACGCCAGCCTCACCATCCACCAGGTGGAGGAGCGCCTGAGCACCGACATCGAGGATGGCGACGCGGAATACGACACGCTCGCCGGCTTCATGACCGATCACTTCGGTGACATTCCCGAGATTGGACAGACCTTCACGCGGGCAGGCTGGGCCTTCACCGTGGAGGAGGCCGACCAGCGCCGGGTGACGAGGGTTCTGGTCGAACGACACTCCGCCCATACAGACGACGCCTTAGAACTCGAGGTGGCCGAGGAATGA
- the cdd gene encoding cytidine deaminase yields MTRTSDNALGLQPDPQLLDLAKQAFVRAYAPYSRFHVGAALRATDGQVFQGVNVENASYGLGRCAEQSAVQAMATAGQRSFTDVVVYSEATPPASPCGACRQVLFEFAPEARVVCVNQHGDIVSGLVRDFLPHGFRLEQRDDGHEVGTP; encoded by the coding sequence ATGACCCGCACATCCGATAACGCCCTTGGCCTTCAGCCCGATCCACAGCTGCTCGACCTGGCAAAACAGGCGTTCGTCCGCGCGTATGCGCCCTACAGCCGCTTTCACGTGGGGGCCGCCCTGCGCGCAACCGACGGACAGGTCTTTCAGGGGGTGAACGTCGAGAACGCCAGTTACGGTCTGGGCCGCTGTGCCGAGCAGAGCGCCGTGCAGGCCATGGCCACGGCCGGGCAGCGCTCCTTCACGGACGTCGTGGTGTACTCCGAGGCCACGCCGCCCGCCAGTCCGTGTGGAGCCTGCCGTCAGGTGCTGTTCGAGTTTGCACCCGAAGCGAGGGTTGTCTGCGTGAACCAGCACGGCGACATCGTCAGTGGGCTGGTGAGGGACTTCCTGCCGCACGGGTTCCGGCTCGAGCAACGCGACGACGGCCATGAGGTCGGCACGCCCTGA
- a CDS encoding phosphotransferase, translated as MSRLNVPPEAGRPEPTPRFPELEARYGALVPMDSGMQSRVYAAQAGEVVVKVYRNQRGDHAREAENLRRAGMGDWVVDVVQLDGIEALIMRRFPGRPLRTEDVPHALPSLRAAMDTLHRDTRGTVDLAKVEQRLRRFRSALSAFPLEDLFAAVEGPLEAGHLVHAASFCHLDLWHDNILISPAGEVLLIDWTKAGYDDPLRDLALLKTGTLDLLPPDDALSAALSFLPGAERATLARYRAYIAMTTLHDLYWFLMNEPYEFEAQRARKVPRARHVLARLPGH; from the coding sequence ATGTCCCGCTTGAACGTGCCTCCGGAGGCGGGTCGACCTGAACCCACGCCCCGCTTCCCGGAACTGGAGGCGCGCTACGGCGCGCTGGTGCCCATGGATTCCGGGATGCAGAGCCGTGTGTACGCGGCCCAGGCAGGCGAGGTCGTGGTGAAGGTCTACCGCAATCAGCGGGGTGACCACGCGCGCGAGGCCGAGAACCTGCGCCGTGCCGGCATGGGTGACTGGGTAGTGGATGTCGTGCAGCTCGACGGCATCGAGGCCCTCATCATGCGGCGCTTCCCGGGGCGGCCCCTGCGTACCGAGGACGTCCCCCACGCCCTGCCCAGCCTGCGCGCGGCCATGGACACCCTGCACCGGGACACGCGCGGCACCGTCGATCTGGCCAAGGTGGAGCAGCGCCTCCGCCGTTTCCGGAGCGCCCTGTCGGCCTTTCCGCTCGAAGACCTGTTTGCCGCCGTCGAAGGGCCGCTCGAGGCAGGACATCTGGTGCACGCCGCGTCGTTCTGCCACCTGGATCTGTGGCACGACAACATATTGATCTCGCCGGCCGGCGAGGTGCTGCTGATCGACTGGACGAAGGCCGGGTACGACGATCCGCTGCGCGACCTGGCGCTGCTCAAGACCGGCACGCTCGACCTGTTGCCCCCCGACGACGCCCTGAGCGCCGCCCTGTCGTTCCTACCGGGGGCCGAGCGGGCCACCCTAGCGCGCTACCGGGCGTATATCGCCATGACGACCCTGCATGACCTGTACTGGTTCCTGATGAACGAACCCTACGAGTTCGAGGCCCAGCGGGCGCGGAAGGTTCCGCGCGCCCGGCATGTCCTGGCCCGGCTGCCCGGGCATTAA